In the Chitinophagales bacterium genome, one interval contains:
- a CDS encoding NUDIX domain-containing protein yields the protein MNNSIHVKAFAYFENNQRVFLFKFQDTKTGEYIYRPIGGTVEFGELSEEALHREILEELNTKITIDSKPIVLESIFSFENKKGHEVVFVFPCSFKEQCYYEIKDYQILESNGEKLVANWYLKSDFLLGVKRLVPEGLTKRLKLEQH from the coding sequence ATGAATAATAGTATTCACGTAAAAGCTTTTGCCTATTTTGAAAACAATCAAAGGGTTTTTTTGTTTAAATTTCAAGATACAAAAACAGGAGAATATATTTATCGACCTATAGGTGGCACGGTCGAGTTTGGAGAGTTGAGTGAAGAAGCTTTACATCGAGAAATTTTAGAAGAGTTAAATACCAAAATTACTATTGATTCAAAACCTATAGTATTAGAAAGTATTTTTTCTTTTGAAAATAAAAAAGGACATGAAGTTGTATTCGTATTTCCATGTAGTTTCAAAGAGCAGTGTTACTATGAGATAAAAGATTATCAAATATTGGAATCGAATGGTGAAAAATTAGTAGCGAATTGGTATTTAAAATCAGACTTTCTATTAGGTGTAAAACGATTAGTACCAGAAGGATTAACTAAAAGACTTAAACTGGAACAACATTGA
- a CDS encoding dephospho-CoA kinase, producing the protein MKIGVTGGIGSGKSLVVNELERLGAIVYRADKKAKELVYLPEVKEEIIKCFGEMAFEQGIYNTKYIASIVFNDKSRLQELNAIIHPAVFRDLDMFCKEHQGKTIVYESALMMETGHTHLFDVIILVTAPLELRINRVMGRDNADRESVQKRINQQWSDERKKEFADFVIENIEREDTLKRVNELWASNFHKQSN; encoded by the coding sequence TTGAAAATAGGTGTCACAGGTGGTATAGGTAGTGGAAAGTCTCTCGTGGTAAATGAACTTGAGCGATTGGGTGCTATAGTATATCGCGCTGATAAGAAGGCAAAAGAATTGGTTTATTTACCAGAGGTCAAAGAAGAAATTATCAAATGCTTTGGAGAAATGGCTTTCGAACAGGGAATTTATAATACGAAGTATATTGCCTCTATTGTTTTTAATGATAAATCGAGGCTTCAAGAATTAAATGCCATTATTCATCCTGCTGTGTTTCGGGATTTGGATATGTTTTGTAAAGAGCATCAGGGAAAAACTATTGTGTACGAATCTGCTCTCATGATGGAGACAGGACATACGCATTTGTTTGATGTGATAATATTGGTCACGGCTCCTCTGGAGCTTCGAATAAATCGAGTCATGGGTAGGGATAACGCTGACAGAGAATCTGTGCAGAAGCGTATCAATCAGCAATGGTCAGATGAAAGGAAAAAAGAATTCGCAGATTTTGTCATAGAAAATATCGAAAGAGAAGATACTTTAAAACGTGTGAACGAATTGTGGGCAAGTAATTTCCACAAGCAATCAAATTAG
- a CDS encoding RNA methyltransferase, with protein sequence MEKNQNLQDYVEGFMTPSRIEIIKKVLETRMRYMTLVAENFIDEYNIHAMIRTSECFGLQDFHNIGQKNVLLKKNKSVNRGAFQWTHIYDYTDCNQPTLACIENLKAKGYRVYATSSHIAANYTPENIPLDQPLAVILGKEHEGISDIALHHCDGIVTIPMYGFTESFNVSVAASLLTRTIVERIRNSNIPWQFNQEEKENLYYEWIWHSIKHPDKLYHEWVKNQL encoded by the coding sequence TTGGAAAAAAACCAAAACTTACAGGATTATGTAGAGGGTTTCATGACTCCCTCTCGCATAGAAATTATTAAAAAAGTATTGGAGACTCGTATGCGCTATATGACATTAGTAGCTGAAAATTTTATAGATGAATACAATATTCATGCCATGATACGAACCAGTGAGTGCTTTGGTTTGCAAGATTTTCATAATATTGGTCAAAAAAATGTGCTATTAAAAAAAAATAAGTCTGTTAATAGAGGCGCTTTTCAGTGGACCCATATTTACGATTATACAGACTGTAATCAACCCACACTTGCTTGCATTGAAAATTTAAAGGCTAAAGGTTATCGTGTATATGCTACCTCATCGCATATTGCAGCGAATTATACTCCAGAAAATATTCCTCTAGACCAGCCTTTGGCAGTGATACTAGGCAAAGAGCATGAGGGAATCAGCGATATTGCTTTGCATCATTGTGATGGCATAGTGACAATTCCTATGTATGGATTTACAGAAAGTTTTAATGTATCGGTGGCAGCATCCCTTTTGACGAGAACGATTGTAGAGCGGATTCGTAATTCAAATATTCCATGGCAATTTAATCAGGAAGAAAAAGAAAATCTATATTATGAATGGATCTGGCATAGTATCAAACATCCTGATAAACTCTATCACGAATGGGTCAAAAATCAACTATAG